CTTCGAATTTCTATACTATTAGACAATTAAATGAAATGAAATGTTACATCAGGATAATAAATTTCTATAATTTTTTGAAAAAAAGTTAATTTTATTTAAGTTACAGAACGTGAAATTTCCAATACAATGCTGCATTGTATTGCCTTTTTAAAGTGAAAATGAGTTGTCGATAAATTGGAAACTATTCTGTTACAAAAATAAGAGAGAATGACTAACTTCTTCAGATTCCGGTTATTTTAGTTTTGGGGATAAAAAAGAATTTTTCTGGCTTAGCTGTGACGGCCTAGCCAGCGGATTATTGTTCACGGTCTTTTTTTGCTAAGGATTTATCTACCCAAACCGTAGCAAAAGGAAAAAAAGCAGCTAAGAGAGCAAAAACAAAATCCTCATCATCCCATTTGAAAATTCTTCTGGCAGGAATACAGAATAAAAGATAAAGCGTAAAAAATAAACCGTGAATATTTCCAATGATGATAATGAAAATAGTAGCCAGAAGACCCTCATCATCATATCTTTTCCAGATCATCGCCACCCCGTAAAGAAGAAAACAGGTAATAGCCTCTGCCAGGCAGATCTGTTTAAACCATTTGATGATCTTTTCTTCGGGATACTTTGAGAAATATTTTTCGATGAACTCCATACTTTACGTTATAAATGATGAAAGTGGCAGCCAGTCCATTACGCTATGGTTTTTGCCTCTTATTTCGTGAATGGCAAAATTACTTATAAAAACTGCTTCCGTCCAAATATTCGAATACTTCCGGTGGAAGCATTGGACGTATATTTTTACCATCTTTGATCATATTTCGGATCTCTGTTGCAGAAAGTTCTATTACAGGTGCCTGAATCATTGAGATATTCTCATGCTGCAGGTATTCAGAATCTTTTTTCTCTCCTTCAAAAACACGCGGATAAACAATAATATGATGGTTCTGGATCAGAATATCAGAATTTTTCCACTTATGAAGACCGTCCAGGTTATCCTCTCCCATGATCAGGCTGAAAGAATACTCAGGATATTTTTCATGAAGATAGGTAAGGGTGTCAATGGTATAACTTGGCTTCGGAAGTGAAAACTCTACATTGGAAGCCCTCATTTTCGGGTAGTTCTTTACCGCAAGCTGTACCATATCCAGTCTGTTATGGTCTTTCAGTAAAGATTTTTTATCCTTGAACGGGTTTTGCGGACTTACCACAAACCACAATTCATCCATATCCGAATTTTCCAGTATGTAATTCGCCAGGATAAGATGCCCGATATGGATGGGATTAAAAGAACCGAAAAATAGACCGACTTTTTTCATTTTGTAATGAGGGGTTAGGTTGCAGGAGTTAGGACTTAGGAGTTTGACGTTTTGTAATCTAAATCCTAGTCCCTATCTCTCAATCCCTGAATTTGACATCTTTTATGTTGAGATAATGAGTAACATTTCCTTTCCAGTGATTTTCCTCCAACGTAAATGCCAGATCAAAGTTTCTGGTTTTAAAATCTTCAGCAAACTGCCCGAGTTTAAAGCCTACACATTCTATATTTCTTCCCGTAGCTTCCTGCTTGATATAGAATTTAAGGTGATTGTTGTCTTTACCCATCGTTTTCACATAACCGGAAAGTTTTTGGTTGGTCAGTGTAAAGATAGGTTTCATATTGTGAGGTCCGAAAGGAGCCAGTTTTCTATGAAAATTGATAAAATCCCTGTTGATTTCATCAACTTTAATTTCAGTATCTATTGAGATAGAAGGTTCTTTCTGATGGTCCTGAATTTTTTCCGAAACAATACGTTCAAATTTTTCTTTAAATGCATCAAATTTTTCTTTCTCCATGGAAAGTCCGGCAGCAGCATGATGTCCTCCGAATTTCAGGAAATATTCAGAACACATATCAAGAGCTTCGTGAACGTCAAAGTCTGAAACAGATCTTGCAGAGGCCACCATTTCTCCGTTATTTCCGTCTGTAAATACCAATGTTGGTTTATAATAGGTTTCAATCAGTCTTGAAGCTACAATTCCAATCACGCCTTTATTCCATTCAGGATGATAAACAATGGTGGTGTGTTTTGTTTCCTGCTGGGATTCAATAATCTGGTTAAGAGCGGAAAGTGTGGAATTCATGTCCAGTTCACGCCTTTCATCGTTGAGGTTCATGATGTCGCTCACAATCTGGTTAGCATGTTTCAGATTATCAGAGACCATAAGTTCCACAGCGGCTTTACCATGAGAAATTCTTCCTGCCGCATTAATTTTAGGGGCAATTTCAAAAACAATATTTGAAATTTCAAAATGCGAAAGTTTATCTTCAGGAATTAATAATCTTAATCCCATATTTCTGGTTTTTCTTAGAATCTTTAATCCCATTTTGGCAAGCACTCTGTTCTCACCGGTCATAGAAACAATATCTGCGGCAATAGAAATCGCCAGCAAATCGGTAAGCTCGAATAATTCAGCTTCCGGAATTTTATAAATAGTATTCAGACCCTGGCATAGTTTAAAACCTACACCGCATCCTGAAAGCTCTTTGAAGGGATACCGGCAGTCACTTCTCTTCGGATCCAAAACAGCCACAGCGTTCGGAATTTCCTCTCCGGGAAGGTGGTGGTCACAGATAATGAAGTCAATTCCAAGACCTTTGGCATATTTCACCATATCAATGGCTTTGATACCACAGTCTAAAGCAATAATCAGTGAAAAGCCATTTTCTTTAGCAAAATCAATACCTTCGGTAGAAATTCCATACCCTTCAGAATTCCTGTCGGGAATATAATAATCCAGGTATTTTTTCTCAACAATTTTGCTGAGGTAAAGGTACATCAGGGCTACAGCTGTAGTTCCGTCTACATCATAATCTCCGTATACCAGTATTTTTTCTCCGTTTTCAATGGCATTGGCAATACGCTCTACAGCTTTTTGCATATCGGCCATTAAAAAAGGATTGTGAATATCGTTAAGGTTGGGTTTGAAAAATTCTCTGGCCTTTTGATAATTGTCAATTCCTCTTAGAACGAGAAGTTTAGATTCAAAAGTACCAAAACCAAGTGACGAACTTAGTCTGTCCACAACTTCCTCATCGGGTTCAGGCTTATAAATCCATTTTTGACTCATTTCACAAAACTAAGGAAAAAAAATAGCATTCTGAAATGATTGTAAATGAAGTTTTGTCTTCAGGGTTGTTAAAAAATATCTATCTTCGCAGTCCAAATTAAATGATTATGAAAAAAATTACAATCTGCCTTATGATTTTAGGGGCAATGCATTCGGTCTCAGCACAGAAAATCAATCTTGGGAAAGCAGCGGGAATCGTTTCCAAAGGAGCAAAAGCACTTACTTTTACTAATGAAGATGCTGTTAAACTTTCAAAGGAGTCTGTAGAATGGATGGACAAAAACAATCCTGTTGCAGGTCCTAAAGACCCTTACACCGTTCGATTGAACAAGCTTTTCGGAAAGCACAAATCACAGGACGGACTTAATCTGAATTATAAAGTTTATAAAGTGAAAGATATCAACGCGTTCGCTTGTGCAGACGGGAGTGTGCGTGTGTTCTCTTCTTTAATGGATATTATGACAGATGATGAGATCCTTGCGGTGATTGGTCACGAGATCGGTCACGTAAAGAATCAGGATACTAAAGATGCTATAAAAGCTGCCTATATGAAAGCTGCAGCATTGGATGCCGCTTCATCTGCTTCAGGTGCGGTAGCCACACTAAATGACAGCCAGATAGGACAAATGGCTAATGCGTTTCTTGATGCTTCTCACAGCAAAAAGCAGGAATCAGAAGCCGATACGTACTCTTATGACTTTATGAAAGCTAATAACTATAATGTTGTGGGGGCCTATTCTGCATTTAAAAAACTGGCACTTCTTTCAGAAGGAAGCACACAGAGCGGTTTTGAGAAAATGTTTAATTCTCACCCAGATAGTGAAAAAAGAGCCCAGGCGATCAAGAAAAGAGCAGAAAAAGACGGGTTGTGGAAAGATCCGGGAACTGTATCCATTCCTAAAACAAAACTGACTAAATAATTTATTTAACTAATAAATAAAAAATACCCTCAATACCTTTAGAGGGTATTTTTATAATGGTAACCAGGATATTTTTTTACGAATTCCTAATATACCATAGACTAACACTTACTGAAGTAACGATGATACTTATTATTTAGGATAATGGGTATTGATCGGAATATCTAAGTTAGTTGAAATTAAAAACATAAAAATGAAAACAAAATTATTATTTCTTATTTTCCTGGTGGTTGCACTAGGAACCAGAGCTCAGGTTGTACATATTCCTGATGCCAATTTTAAAGCAAAGTTATTAACTTCTTCTCCGACTAACTCAATTGCTAAGAATCTGTCCGGAAATTATTTTTCCATAGATGCTAACCATGATGGAGAAATCCAGGTAAGTGAGGCACTGCAGGTAGGAGAGATAGAGATTATTGATCCGTATACAGATATTCCCATTCATGACTATGACGGAATTTTATCATTTACTAACCTCAAGAGTATAAAAATAGATTATTGGAACGTACCCAGTAATTCTTTTACCATTTCGGGTCTCAATTCTTTACAAAACTTGGATGTTGAATTCGAAAATTATGACCCTGGAAACCTCATTCTGAGCGACTGTATGCTGCTGAAAAATGTGAGAATTTATGGGATTACTCTCACTGCACTCAATAATACTCCGGTTATTGAAAATCTATCGGTCAACGGTTTCTCCATGCCTTCATCGACCATGAACTCTATTGAAGGTCTAAGTAATTTGAAGCACTTGGAACTAATAGATTTTATAGATTTAATATCAGGTTTAACATTAGATTTGAGCGGTCATGATAATTTATTGAGCTTGTCAATTATAAATACCAGTTTAGCGAATGTTGATGTCTCCGGATGTGAATTGCTGCATACGATAACGTTAAATTCGGCAGATCCATTACAGTTTAATTATAATCCTACTATAAACATTAATTCCAGTAACTGTCCTAATTTAGTAAACTATTTTGTGGGACAGGGCTCACCTATTTCTGCTCATATTATTTCAGATAATTGCCCGGGACTGATTCATTTTATTTCTAATTATGGAGAAGTGTCATTATCACTAAATAGCTGTGTAAATTTAGAAACAATAGATGTTCGGAATCTGATTAGTCTTTCAGTACATAACGATATAAAACTGAATACAATTAAGGCCCTTCGGTTTCGGGATACTGCTTTAGACTTATCAGACAGTGGTTTACAAAGCCTAAAACATCTTGAAATTAGTTATGTTTCACCTTTTTTTCCAAGTACCAATGATCCGGGTAATCTAACATCTCTAAATTTACAGGGAATTGCAAGTTTAGAAGAATTACGCTGTGCTAATCATCAGATATCCAATCTAAATATTCAAGGCTGTACAAATTTACTTACCCTGGATTGCAGCAGAAATAAACTTACCAGTCTGGATTTAAGAGGGCAGACCGATTTTCAGGAATTATATTGTGGCAATAATTTACTTACTTCATTGTTGATAAAAAATGGGAAGAATGAAATAACAGATTTTTCCGATAATCCCAACCTGCAGTATATATGCTGTGATGACAGTCAGGTAGCAAATGTACAATCTCTTGTTGATGAATATGCTTATACCAATTGTGTAATCAACACGAATTGTGATGCCGTTTTAGCTAATGATGAAAATGTATCCAGAGCAGCGAATGATGATGCTGTCAGAATATATCCAATTCCTGTAAAAAGAGAAATGGTAATAGAAGCTTTTTCTACTATTCATTCAATAGAACTATATGATGCACAGGGAAGAATTATTCAGAAACAAATCAATAATTCTAAAAATGTAAAGATGAATATTGAAAGTAACCCTTCTGGAGTGTACTATTTAAAAATCAATACAGAAAAAGGAAGTTGGATTAAAAAGATTCTTAAAAACTAAGGTCTATATATATTAAAAAGCCCCTTTCAGGTCCTGAAAGGGGCTTTTAGTATGTATCTGAATGTATTATTTTAAGAATACATTTTTTCTCTTAATTCTTTTACTTTCTTGTCTGAAAGATATTCGTCGTAAGTCATTTCTCTGTCGATGATTCCTGAAGGAGTCAGTTCAATGATTCTGTTACAGACTGTCTGAAGCATTTCGTGGTCATGAGACGCTAGAAGAATGTTTCCTTTAAAGTTAGACAAAGAGTTGTTCAACGTTGTAATACTTTCAAGGTCTAAGTGGTTGGTAGGTTCATCAAGAAGAAGGATGTTCGCTTTCTGAAGCATCATTCTACTGAACATACATCTCATTTTTTCACCTCCGGAAAGAACTTTACATGATTTCAGAGCCTCATCACCGGAGAAAAGCATTCTTCCTAAGAAACCTCTTACAAATTCCTCGTGACGCTCTTCATCGTTTTTGGTGAATTGTCTTAACCAGTCAACTAAACTAAGGTCTTCCTGGAAGAAATTAGTATTGTCCAAAGGCATGTGAGACTGATTAGTTGTTACTCCCCATGCTACAGCTCCTTTATCAGCTTCAACGTTTCCAGCCAGAATTTCGAAAAACTCGGTGATTGCTAATGAGTTTTTAGAAAGAACAGCAACCTTATCTCCTTTTTTAAGGTTCAGGTCAATATTAGAGAACAGAAGCTCTCCGTCTTTTGTTTTTTCAAGACCTTTTACATCTAAGATCTGATCTCCTGCTTCTCTTTCCATCTCGAAAATAATAGCAGGATATCTTCTTGAAGAAGGTTTAATATCATCAATGTTCAGCTTGTCAATCATTTTCTTTCTTGCAGTAGCCTGTTTTGCTTTTGCAACGTTGGAACTGAATCTGGCAATGAAATCCTGAAGTTCTTTTTTCTTTTCTTCCGCTTTTTTGTTAGCCTGAGCTCTTTGTCTTGTTGCTAATTGAGAAGCCTGATACCAGAAAGAGTAGTTACCCGTATAAAGGTTAAGCTTAGCATAATCTAAGTCACCAATGTGCGTACAAACCGTATCTAAGAAGTGACGGTCGTGAGATACTACAATTACTGTGTTTTCATAGTCAGCAAGGAAATCTTCTAACCATGAAATCGTATCGATATCCAAGTCATTCGTAGGCTCATCCAGGATCAGTACATCAGGGTTTCCGAAAAGGGCTTGTGCCAAAAGAACTTTTACTTTGTCTTTATTTTCAAGTTCGCTCATCATCTGCCAGTGCATATCATCTTTGATTCCCACATTGGAAAGCATGGTCTGTGCATCAGATTCAGCCGTCCATCCGCCCATTTCATCATAGACTACACCTAATTCCCCAGCTTTGATACCGTCTTCATCAGAGAAGTCTTCTTTAGCATACAAAGCGTCCATCTCTTCTTTTATCTCAAATAATTTCTTATTTCCTCTCAAAACAGCCTCAAGAACAGTATATTGATCATAAGCAAAGTGATCCTGCTCAAGTACAGACATTCTTTTCCCTGGTTCCAGAGATACATGTCCTGTTGTAGGATCCTGCTTTCCTGTTAATATTTTAAGGAATGTAGACTTTCCTGCTCCGTTTGCTCCGATAATCCCGTAGCAGTTTCCTTTGGTAAACATAATATTTACCTCGTCAAAAAGAACTCTTTTCCCGAATTGTAAAGATAAGTTAGATACTGTTAACATATAGTTTTGTAAATTTGGCGCAAAAATACAAAAAGAATTTGGGTATTTTGTAATAATATAATAGTCAAGTTTTTAATTATGAGGTATTTTTTATATATTTCATTAACGAAATTTTAAAATGATGAAGATTGAAAAAACAGTCAATATATTAAATAGAAGAGCCCGCTTTGAATATGAAATTCTTGAAGAATTTGAAGCAGGCATGGTTTTGACGGGTACCGAAATAAAATCTTTACGTTCTTCCAAAGCATCTATCACAGAATCCTTCTGTCAGTTTATTGATGGGGAATTGTACATCATCAACATGATGATTGATGAGTATAAATTGGGCACTTTTTACAATCATAAGACAAAAAGGGAACGGAAATTGCTGTTGCACAAAAAAGAATTACTTAAGCTTGAAAAAAAGTTAAAGGATGCCGGGAACACAATTATACCTTTGAAATTATATATCACAGATAAAGGGAAAGCAAAGGTGCTGATAGCGCTTGGCAGAGGGAAAAAACTCTTTGATAAAAGGGAAGCGATAAAAGATAGAGAAAATAAACGAAACCTGGACAGAATATTAAAGAAAAGTTAAAAATCATTTAAAAAACTTTGTATATAAAGAAAAATTATATTTATTTTGCATTATCAATTATTTAATCATTTAATTCTATGAAAAATCTAAAATTAGGAATTTCAGCATTGGCGCTTACTGTTGCCTCTACTGTCTTTGCTCAGACTACCAACAATCCGTGGTTAATCGGAGTTGGTGCTCATGGAGAGAACCACAAGGCAGTACAGAACAAATTCGGTAATACGTTCGCTGCTAATAATCTAACGAAGAGAATGTTCAATTTGAACAATTTCTCTATTACACCTCCATTATCTAAATTAACAGTTGCTAGAAACATCGGTAAAGGTTTAGTTATTGACTGGCAGACTACCGTAGGTAATGTAGACAATAAGAGATTCGGCATGGGGAAAGAATTTTTCCTAATGACAGGTCTTGGTTTCCAAGCTAAGGCAGCTGGTCTTTTATGGAATGAAGAGTCTTGGTTTGACCCATACTTAAGAGTTGGTGCAAACTACTTAAGACATGACTATACTTCACTTACATTCCCAAGAAACGACTACAAAGGAGAATCTGTTTCTAACGGAGATGGTGGTAACGAAAACGGTAAAGCAAACCACTTTACAGTTGCTACAGGTGCTGGTGTTAACTTCTGGGTAACTAAGAACTTCGGTCTTGGTGTTCAGGGAGATTACGTGTCAACTCCAGGTGATAAATCTACAGTTGCTAACTTCTGGCAAGCTTCCGCATCTATCTTATTCAGATTCGGAAACAGAGACAGAGATAAAGATGGTATCCTAGATAAAGATGACCTTTGTCCAGATACTCCAGGTTTACCAGAATTCCAGGGATGTCCTGATACAGATGGTGACGGAGTTCCAGATAAAGACGATCAGTGTCCAGAAGTAGCTGGTCCGGTTGAAAACAACGGTTGTCCTTGGCCAGATACAGATGGTGACGGTGTTATCGACAAAGATGATGCTTGTCCTTCAGTAGCAGGTCCTGCTGAAAACAGTGGTTGTCCTTGGCCAGATCAGGATAATGACGGTATCTTAGATAAAGATGACGCTTGTCCTACAGTACCTGGTGTTC
This region of Chryseobacterium vaccae genomic DNA includes:
- a CDS encoding DUF3817 domain-containing protein, with amino-acid sequence MEFIEKYFSKYPEEKIIKWFKQICLAEAITCFLLYGVAMIWKRYDDEGLLATIFIIIIGNIHGLFFTLYLLFCIPARRIFKWDDEDFVFALLAAFFPFATVWVDKSLAKKDREQ
- the nadD gene encoding nicotinate (nicotinamide) nucleotide adenylyltransferase, which gives rise to MKKVGLFFGSFNPIHIGHLILANYILENSDMDELWFVVSPQNPFKDKKSLLKDHNRLDMVQLAVKNYPKMRASNVEFSLPKPSYTIDTLTYLHEKYPEYSFSLIMGEDNLDGLHKWKNSDILIQNHHIIVYPRVFEGEKKDSEYLQHENISMIQAPVIELSATEIRNMIKDGKNIRPMLPPEVFEYLDGSSFYK
- the recJ gene encoding single-stranded-DNA-specific exonuclease RecJ, which encodes MSQKWIYKPEPDEEVVDRLSSSLGFGTFESKLLVLRGIDNYQKAREFFKPNLNDIHNPFLMADMQKAVERIANAIENGEKILVYGDYDVDGTTAVALMYLYLSKIVEKKYLDYYIPDRNSEGYGISTEGIDFAKENGFSLIIALDCGIKAIDMVKYAKGLGIDFIICDHHLPGEEIPNAVAVLDPKRSDCRYPFKELSGCGVGFKLCQGLNTIYKIPEAELFELTDLLAISIAADIVSMTGENRVLAKMGLKILRKTRNMGLRLLIPEDKLSHFEISNIVFEIAPKINAAGRISHGKAAVELMVSDNLKHANQIVSDIMNLNDERRELDMNSTLSALNQIIESQQETKHTTIVYHPEWNKGVIGIVASRLIETYYKPTLVFTDGNNGEMVASARSVSDFDVHEALDMCSEYFLKFGGHHAAAGLSMEKEKFDAFKEKFERIVSEKIQDHQKEPSISIDTEIKVDEINRDFINFHRKLAPFGPHNMKPIFTLTNQKLSGYVKTMGKDNNHLKFYIKQEATGRNIECVGFKLGQFAEDFKTRNFDLAFTLEENHWKGNVTHYLNIKDVKFRD
- a CDS encoding M48 family metallopeptidase — its product is MKKITICLMILGAMHSVSAQKINLGKAAGIVSKGAKALTFTNEDAVKLSKESVEWMDKNNPVAGPKDPYTVRLNKLFGKHKSQDGLNLNYKVYKVKDINAFACADGSVRVFSSLMDIMTDDEILAVIGHEIGHVKNQDTKDAIKAAYMKAAALDAASSASGAVATLNDSQIGQMANAFLDASHSKKQESEADTYSYDFMKANNYNVVGAYSAFKKLALLSEGSTQSGFEKMFNSHPDSEKRAQAIKKRAEKDGLWKDPGTVSIPKTKLTK
- a CDS encoding T9SS type A sorting domain-containing protein, which encodes MKTKLLFLIFLVVALGTRAQVVHIPDANFKAKLLTSSPTNSIAKNLSGNYFSIDANHDGEIQVSEALQVGEIEIIDPYTDIPIHDYDGILSFTNLKSIKIDYWNVPSNSFTISGLNSLQNLDVEFENYDPGNLILSDCMLLKNVRIYGITLTALNNTPVIENLSVNGFSMPSSTMNSIEGLSNLKHLELIDFIDLISGLTLDLSGHDNLLSLSIINTSLANVDVSGCELLHTITLNSADPLQFNYNPTININSSNCPNLVNYFVGQGSPISAHIISDNCPGLIHFISNYGEVSLSLNSCVNLETIDVRNLISLSVHNDIKLNTIKALRFRDTALDLSDSGLQSLKHLEISYVSPFFPSTNDPGNLTSLNLQGIASLEELRCANHQISNLNIQGCTNLLTLDCSRNKLTSLDLRGQTDFQELYCGNNLLTSLLIKNGKNEITDFSDNPNLQYICCDDSQVANVQSLVDEYAYTNCVINTNCDAVLANDENVSRAANDDAVRIYPIPVKREMVIEAFSTIHSIELYDAQGRIIQKQINNSKNVKMNIESNPSGVYYLKINTEKGSWIKKILKN
- a CDS encoding ABC-F family ATP-binding cassette domain-containing protein, which translates into the protein MLTVSNLSLQFGKRVLFDEVNIMFTKGNCYGIIGANGAGKSTFLKILTGKQDPTTGHVSLEPGKRMSVLEQDHFAYDQYTVLEAVLRGNKKLFEIKEEMDALYAKEDFSDEDGIKAGELGVVYDEMGGWTAESDAQTMLSNVGIKDDMHWQMMSELENKDKVKVLLAQALFGNPDVLILDEPTNDLDIDTISWLEDFLADYENTVIVVSHDRHFLDTVCTHIGDLDYAKLNLYTGNYSFWYQASQLATRQRAQANKKAEEKKKELQDFIARFSSNVAKAKQATARKKMIDKLNIDDIKPSSRRYPAIIFEMEREAGDQILDVKGLEKTKDGELLFSNIDLNLKKGDKVAVLSKNSLAITEFFEILAGNVEADKGAVAWGVTTNQSHMPLDNTNFFQEDLSLVDWLRQFTKNDEERHEEFVRGFLGRMLFSGDEALKSCKVLSGGEKMRCMFSRMMLQKANILLLDEPTNHLDLESITTLNNSLSNFKGNILLASHDHEMLQTVCNRIIELTPSGIIDREMTYDEYLSDKKVKELREKMYS
- the smpB gene encoding SsrA-binding protein SmpB, encoding MKIEKTVNILNRRARFEYEILEEFEAGMVLTGTEIKSLRSSKASITESFCQFIDGELYIINMMIDEYKLGTFYNHKTKRERKLLLHKKELLKLEKKLKDAGNTIIPLKLYITDKGKAKVLIALGRGKKLFDKREAIKDRENKRNLDRILKKS
- a CDS encoding OmpA family protein, with amino-acid sequence MKNLKLGISALALTVASTVFAQTTNNPWLIGVGAHGENHKAVQNKFGNTFAANNLTKRMFNLNNFSITPPLSKLTVARNIGKGLVIDWQTTVGNVDNKRFGMGKEFFLMTGLGFQAKAAGLLWNEESWFDPYLRVGANYLRHDYTSLTFPRNDYKGESVSNGDGGNENGKANHFTVATGAGVNFWVTKNFGLGVQGDYVSTPGDKSTVANFWQASASILFRFGNRDRDKDGILDKDDLCPDTPGLPEFQGCPDTDGDGVPDKDDQCPEVAGPVENNGCPWPDTDGDGVIDKDDACPSVAGPAENSGCPWPDQDNDGILDKDDACPTVPGVPEYNGCPPPPKKPDVTVVNETLKDILFDFNKATIRPESSGKLDTAAKIIKDAEETNFLVVGMTDKKGSASYNLNLSKQRAAAVVAALESRGINPNTLKSVGIGSQEAVEPATASDAVRQKDRKVIVRAISGADWETYKKNDITVAKPVKKAVKKAPAKKKAPAKKKK